In Nematostella vectensis chromosome 11, jaNemVect1.1, whole genome shotgun sequence, a genomic segment contains:
- the LOC125573820 gene encoding uncharacterized protein LOC125573820, with protein MAASHGLEGSLTLESLRKLWKDELLKDVRNEVKVAVIQLKEEMNLFRKKIDEIEASQKFLASQYDKVLSNLQGTNRSVQDMNANIQHVTQDLIETKEWLDELDSRLDEQQQYGRRDCLEFVGIPKVDNDDPVKLVIETAALAGVEVKEDDISIAHRLKPTKKGQDRIIAKFIRRSKRDEVYSNRKNLKQKRTKDLPTVRDQPAESGVSRTAHIFINESLTPYRKKLFSRISNYRRQCNFKFIWTANGKIWLRESETSNSIGFISDAEFNEFLDCQSQHY; from the coding sequence ATGGCGGCCAGCCACGGCCTCGAGGGCTCTCTAACTTTGGAAAGCCTACGCAAACTATGGAAGGACGAACTCCTGAAGGATGTTCGAAATGAAGTTAAAGTTGCTGTTATACAACTTAAAGAAGAAATGAATTTATTTCGCAAGAAAATCGATGAAATCGAGGCATCTCAAAAATTTCTTGCAAGTCAATACGATAAAGTCCTGAGTAATCTACAAGGTACCAACCGATCTGTCCAAGACATGAATGCCAATATACAGCATGTAACGCAAGATCTAATCGAGACCAAAGAGTGGCTCGATGAACTCGACTCTCGCCTAGACGAACAACAACAATATGGTCGACGGGATTGCCTTGAGTTCGTCGGGATACCAAAAGTCGACAACGATGATCCTGTCAAGCTTGTCATCGAAACGGCAGCCTTGGCTGGAGTGGAGGTTAAAGAAGATGACATTTCCATTGCACATCGCCTAAAACCTACAAAGAAAGGGCAAGATAGGATAATCGCCAAGTTCATTAGAAGATCCAAGCGAGACGAAGTCTATTCTAATCGGAAAAACCTCAAACAGAAGCGTACGAAGGATCTACCTACAGTCCGAGATCAGCCAGCAGAATCCGGCGTCAGCCGAACAGCACATATCTTTATAAACGAGAGTTTAACACCTTATAGGAAGAAACTGTTTAGTCGGATTTCTAATTACAGACGTCAATGCAACTTTAAATTTATTTGGACAGCAAATGGAAAAATTTGGCTTCGTGAAAGCGAAACCTCAAATTCCATCGGATTTATATCCGACGCTGAATTTAATGAATTTTTAGATTGCCAGTCTCAACATTACTAG